The Anolis carolinensis isolate JA03-04 chromosome 1, rAnoCar3.1.pri, whole genome shotgun sequence genome window below encodes:
- the ube2l6 gene encoding ubiquitin/ISG15-conjugating enzyme E2 L6, which translates to MAAPRRVAKELDEIRRLRFRCFRNIEVDPTNVLLWKGLLVPDDPPYNQGAFQVEISFPGDYPLKPPKVTFKTKIYHPNVDESGQVCLPIISPKNWNLSTKTDQVIQELIALVNNPDPDHPLRAELAEEFAINHERFLANAEEHTSKFSEKRPSK; encoded by the exons GAGCTGGATGAGATCAGGAGGTTAAGATTCCGCTGCTTCCGGAATATTGAGGTGGATCCAACTAATGTCCTCCTTTGGAAGGGGCTTCTGGTACCG GATGACCCTCCTTACAATCAAGGGGCATTCCAGGTTGAGATCAGCTTTCCAGGTGATTACCCTTTGAAGCCTCCCAAGGTAACTTTCAAGACTAAGATATACCATCCCAATGTGGACGAGTCAGGCCAAGTGTGCTTGCCGATCATCAGTCCCAAGAACTGGAACCTTTCCACAAAAACAGACCAAG TGATCCAAGAACTTATAGCATTGGTGAATAACCCTGATCCGGACCATCCCTTGCGTGCCGAGTTGGCTGAGGAGTTCGCCATAAACCATGAACGCTTCCTTGCCAATGCTGAAGAACACACTAGCAAATTCAGTGAAAAGCGACCGAGCAAGTGA